The following nucleotide sequence is from Candidatus Methylomirabilota bacterium.
TGGGCACCGATCACAGGAACGACTTCGTCATCGGCTCGCTCGCGAGAGTCTTCATTGGCTCGCCTCGGACGCGCGGGACTCTCAGGCTTCGCTCGCCTCGGGCGCAGGGGCCCCGGCCCCTGGCCGCCCCGCGGCTCGCCCAGCAGCCCGCGGCCATCCTGTGGCTCGCAGAACATGGAGCGGGAAACGGGATTCGAACCCGCGACCCCCAGCTTGGAAGGCTGGCGCTCTACCGCTGAGCTATTCCCGCCCTCGTCTCCCCGGCCGTCCGCGCAAGTGGTGGGGAGGGGAGGATTTGAACCCCCGAAGGCGTACGCCAGCAGATTTACAGTCTGCCCCCTTTGGCCACTTGGGTACCTCCCCGGACCTGCCGGCACGTGTATGCGAACCCCTTGGAAACGCTGGCGCTGGCGGGAGGACTTGAACCCCCGACCCACTGCTTACAAGGCAGTTGCTCTGCCCCTGAGCTACGCCAGCACAGACAAAACTTCACTTTAGTTTCCGGCTGTTGATAAGTCAAGGATTTTTCAGTCAATGAGCCTTGGGCTCCGCCTGGCGCTGGCGGGTGACCTCGTAACAGAGAACCGCCCCGGCGGCGGAAACGTTCAGTGAGCCGACACGCCCGAACATGGGAACAGTCACCAGGACGTCGCACGTCCGCGCGACGAGTGGCCTCAACCCCTCGCCCTCGCTGCCGAGGACCAGGCAGATCGGTCCCTTCAGGTCGGCGTTCCAGGGGGGAACGCCGTCGCTCACTGCGGCCCCATAGATCCAAATGCCTGATTTTTTAAGAGTCTCGAGCGCGCTCACGAGGTTGGCCTCCCGCGCCACGGCAACCGTCTCGAGCGCTCCCATGGCGGTCCGGGCTGCAGCGTCCGTGAGGCCGACCTGGCGGTGCTTCGGGACGATGACCCCGTGGACCCCGAACCCATCGGCCGTTCTCAGGAGCGCGCCCAGGTTGCGGGGATCCTGGATCTGGTCCAGCGCCAGGAAGAAGGCGGCCTCGCCCCGCTCCTCGGGGATCTGCAGCAGCGCGGCGAGGTCGACGTACTCCGCCGACGCCACCCTGGCCACCACCCCCTGGTGATCGGGCGAGCCGGCCATCGCCGTGAGCTGATCGCGCGTGCGGTAGGAAACCTTCGCGCCCGCCCGGCGTGCCAGCGCCACCACCTCGGCCAGCGGCCCGCGCGCGCCGGCCAGCACCGCCACCTCGTCCGCGCGCCGGGCGCGGCTACGGAGCAGCACGAGCACGGGGTTGCGACCGTAGGCCACGCCCTCGCTCATATCCGCTCCCACTTCACGCGCGGGCCGGTCGGCGTGTCCTCCACGGTGGCGCCGAGCTTCCGAAGCGCCTCGCGTAGCTCATCGGCTCGTTTCCAGTCTCGCTGGCTCCGGGCCTGTTCCCGCTCGGCGACCAGGGGGTCGGCCAGCGCGGCGAGGGCGGGCGACGGGGCGACCCCCTCGGCCGGGCGCTGAAAGAGTCCGAGGGCAGAGCCCAGTCTGGCCAGGAGACGGACTCCATTCGCGAACGCGTCCGCGCCTTTCCCCCCCGGGCCGACCGCTTCTCGATGCCGGTACAGCTCACGACTCAAATCGAACAGGGCGGCCAGGGCTTCGGGCGTGTTGAAGTCATCGTCCATCGCATCCGTGAACCCTTCGACGCACGGATGAGCCCGTCTGATGAGTTCGCCATCCCCGATGGCGGCCAGCCAAGCCTCCGTGTGCCCCGGCTCGAGCGCGTTGGGGTACCAGCCACCGATGCCGGGCGCCGGCAGACGTTCCCCCTCGATGATGAGCCCTCGGAGTCGTTCGAGCCCCCGCGCGCTTTCGCGCACGCGTTCCTCGGCGAACTCCATGGGGTTACGATAGTGAGCACCGAGTAGCCACAGGCGCAGCGCGTCGGAGTCGTGGCGCTTCACGAGCTCCCTGATGGTCAGGATGTTGCCGAGGGACTTCGACATCTTCTCGGCGCCGAGGTTCACGAACCCGTTGTGGATCCAGTACCGCGCGAACGGCTGGCCCGTGGCCGCCTCGGACTGGGCGATCTCGCACTCGTGGTGGGGGAACATGAGGTCCTCGCCGCCACCGTGGATGTCGAAGGACTGGCCGAGGTACCGCATAGACATGGCCGAGCACTCGATGTGCCAGCCCGGCCGCCCATCGCCCCAGGGGCTCGGCCAGGACGGCTCGCCGGGCTTGGCCGATTTCCAGAGCGCGAAGTCGCGGGGATCACGCTTGCGCTCGTCCACCTCGACCCGGGCGCCGGCCAGCAGCTCGTCCAGGTTCTTGCCACTGAGGCGCCCGTAGCGGGGGAACCGGCGGATCTGGAAGTAGATGTCGCCGTCCACCACGTAGGCGAAGCCGCCGGCGAGCAGCCGCTCGATCAGCGCGATCATCTCGGGGATGTGCTCGGTCGCCTTGGGCTCGATGTCGGCGCGGAGGACGCCCATCGCCGCCATATCCTGGTAGAACTCGGCGATGTAGCGCTCCGACAGCTCCGACGGCGACACCCCCTCCTCCTGGGCGCGCTTGATGATCTTGTCGTCCACGTCCGTGAAGTTCTTGACGAACGTGACGCGATAGCCCTTGAAGGCGAGATAGCGGCGGATCACGTCGAAGACGATGGCGCTCCGGGCGTGCCCGACGTGGGAGACGTCGTAGACGGTCACCCCGCAGACGTACATCCGCACCTCGTTCGGCGTCAGCGGGACGAGCTCCTCCTTGGTGCGCGTCAGCGTGTTGTAGATCTTCACCGGCCCTCCGCGGCGATCCCCGGCGCTCACTCGCCCACCTCGACGGAGACGACGGCCATGGCGGCGATGCCCTCGCGGCGGCCCACGACACCGAGGCCCTCCGGGCTCTTGGCCTTGACGCTGACGACGTCGACGGGGACCGCCAGCGCGTCGGCCAGTCGCTTGGCCATCTCGGAGAGGTACGGGGCCAGGCGCGGCGCCTGGGCGAGCACGGTGGCGTCGACGTTCACCAGCCGGCCACCCCGCCCCCGCACCAGCTCCATCACGCGCTCCAGCAGCACGAGGCTGGAGACGCCGCCGTACTGCGGATCGGTGTCCGGGAAGTGGCGCCCGAGATCGCCCAGCGCCAGAGCGCCCAGCAGCGCCTCCCCCACCGCGTGGGCGAGCACGTCGGCATCGGAGTGCCCGCGCAGGCCGACCTCGGAGGGGACGGTCACGCCCCCCAGGACCAGGGCCCGGTCGCGCGCCAGGGGGTGCAGATCGAAGCCGAATCCCACGCGGTTCACGTCCGCACCCACGCGCGCGCGCGCCGGAGGTCGGCCGGCGTCGTGATCTTCACGTTCGTCTCACTGCCCGGGACGACGCACACCGCATGCCCCAGGCGCTCGACCAGCATGGCGTCGTCCGTGCCCACGACCCCGTCCCGCTGCGCCTTCTCGTGCGCCTCGCGCAGGAGCGCCGCCCGGAAGGCCTGCGGGGTCTGCACGGCCCAGAGCTGTGAGCGGTCGAGCGTTCCCTCGGCGAATCCCCCGCGCACGCGCTTCACGGTCTCGGCGATCGGCAGGGCGCAGACGGCGGCGCCGTGGAGGCGCGCGGCGCGCAGCACGGCGTCGACGAGCCGGCGCGTGATGAACGGGCGGACCGCATCGTGGACCACGACCATTTCGGCATCGGCCGGCGTGGCCTGAAGGGCGCGCCACACCGACTCCTGCCGGGTGGCCCCGCCCGCGACCACCGCCACCCGCCGCCCCAGGCGCGCCAGGAGTCGCGCCGCCCGCCCGGTCTGGGCGTTCGGGGCCGCGACGACGACCGCTTGCACGGCCGGGTGGCGCGCGAAGTGCCGCACGGTGGCGACGAGGATGGGGACGTCCCCGAGTCTGAGGAACTGCTTGGGCGTGCGACGGCCG
It contains:
- the ispD gene encoding 2-C-methyl-D-erythritol 4-phosphate cytidylyltransferase, with amino-acid sequence MAVVVPAGGVGTRLGRRTPKQFLRLGDVPILVATVRHFARHPAVQAVVVAAPNAQTGRAARLLARLGRRVAVVAGGATRQESVWRALQATPADAEMVVVHDAVRPFITRRLVDAVLRAARLHGAAVCALPIAETVKRVRGGFAEGTLDRSQLWAVQTPQAFRAALLREAHEKAQRDGVVGTDDAMLVERLGHAVCVVPGSETNVKITTPADLRRARAWVRT
- the cysS gene encoding cysteine--tRNA ligase gives rise to the protein MKIYNTLTRTKEELVPLTPNEVRMYVCGVTVYDVSHVGHARSAIVFDVIRRYLAFKGYRVTFVKNFTDVDDKIIKRAQEEGVSPSELSERYIAEFYQDMAAMGVLRADIEPKATEHIPEMIALIERLLAGGFAYVVDGDIYFQIRRFPRYGRLSGKNLDELLAGARVEVDERKRDPRDFALWKSAKPGEPSWPSPWGDGRPGWHIECSAMSMRYLGQSFDIHGGGEDLMFPHHECEIAQSEAATGQPFARYWIHNGFVNLGAEKMSKSLGNILTIRELVKRHDSDALRLWLLGAHYRNPMEFAEERVRESARGLERLRGLIIEGERLPAPGIGGWYPNALEPGHTEAWLAAIGDGELIRRAHPCVEGFTDAMDDDFNTPEALAALFDLSRELYRHREAVGPGGKGADAFANGVRLLARLGSALGLFQRPAEGVAPSPALAALADPLVAEREQARSQRDWKRADELREALRKLGATVEDTPTGPRVKWERI
- the ispF gene encoding 2-C-methyl-D-erythritol 2,4-cyclodiphosphate synthase is translated as MNRVGFGFDLHPLARDRALVLGGVTVPSEVGLRGHSDADVLAHAVGEALLGALALGDLGRHFPDTDPQYGGVSSLVLLERVMELVRGRGGRLVNVDATVLAQAPRLAPYLSEMAKRLADALAVPVDVVSVKAKSPEGLGVVGRREGIAAMAVVSVEVGE
- the rlmB gene encoding 23S rRNA (guanosine(2251)-2'-O)-methyltransferase RlmB; the encoded protein is MSEGVAYGRNPVLVLLRSRARRADEVAVLAGARGPLAEVVALARRAGAKVSYRTRDQLTAMAGSPDHQGVVARVASAEYVDLAALLQIPEERGEAAFFLALDQIQDPRNLGALLRTADGFGVHGVIVPKHRQVGLTDAAARTAMGALETVAVAREANLVSALETLKKSGIWIYGAAVSDGVPPWNADLKGPICLVLGSEGEGLRPLVARTCDVLVTVPMFGRVGSLNVSAAGAVLCYEVTRQRQAEPKAH